The region AACTtcaaaaagggatttaaaaaaaaaaaagatccagacatcgctttatttttaataattttaacCACACAGCTTTTTTCCTCCAACTCTTTTCCCACTCATATTTAATGCTCTTATTGTGACCTTCCTCAGAACCCTCAGATCACATATTCGGTTCAAGAAATGTTGATGCTGTAACTCATCCTCTTAAAGGTAAATAGAAGAGTTTCTGGAACTAGATGCTAAACTGAAACCAAGAACCCAGATGTCAAAGCTAGAAGACTCACCTCTTCCTTGTGTGCTCAGAATTCCCAGGAAACACAGCGAAGTAGAAGAGTGACCCCCAGTGGTGAAGAgcagcactcacacactcattaaATCTTCTTCCATCAGTTttactgtgtttctgtgtgagctttgtgtttgtttcactcTTATTATTCTTAAATTCATGTCActtaaatgctttaaaaacagagttttcatttcattttcaagcaGCCCTGAAAAGAGAAGagcttcatcatcattacatgttttctaaatatttaataaCTTGAGAATTATGCCACTTCACTTGAAGTTTTGGGAAattggggaagggggggggggggtacctcactttctcttctcctttctgTAAGTTATCATTCTCTGTTTCAGGCTGACTTCACAGGAGATGATTCTAGGACAGATTTGTCAAATAATCCTCAAGAGTGAGACGTCAAtatgattattttactgctctcatttttattttgagggatgcagtggttagtgctgtccGCTCACAACGAGGAGGTTCCTgatttgaatccccgtctgacaggagtctctctgtgtggagtttgcatgttctcctcgtgcatgtgtgggttctctacAAGTACTCTAGcgtcctcccacagtccaaagacatgctcgttaggttaactggtgactctaaattgtccgtgtGAATTTGAGTCAGTGTGCCTGAttgtttgtctctatatgtcagccctgtgattggctggtgaacagtccagggtgtaaccccgcctatCTCCCAATGACAGCTGACATCGACTCCAGCCCCCCGTTAACCTAAATGGGAAAAATGCAGTATAGACAATggatccatttttatttttttgctgcaaaATAGAATGCACGCCAGATCAGCCAGCTGATCACATTGATCaccctccatgtttgtttttcttctgaagtcacgtttGATCACATGAGATTCTGTGAGATCTCATGTGTGTGACATCGTCactacaaacagcaggtgtgtggtctTGTGGTCATAATCGTCTCGTGTGTGCGTTGGGAggaatttaaagttaaaaactcTCCTCATGTTTGTCGTCTCAACGTTTTTAACATCAGTGAAGATTAGAGCCGGCTTTACGTTTACTgttgtgtgatgtttttctgcTTGCCGTCAGTGAACTTCAATAAgaacaaaacagtgaaatgaaggaaggattttattttcaaacacagcAGGGACTGCCCAGCTCATCATGTCTGTCCGTGTGCAGGAAAGTGCTCATTCACAATAAAGAAACACCGTCTCGATCCGGAGTATAAATGATATTACCTCGTGATAAAAAGAGTTTCTCGTCGTTTTCGGAGAATCCAGGTTAAGTGCCGTTTAGATTTCAGACGTCTGAATTATCGTTTTGTTGAGTTTGTTACCATAGAACAGAGCGGATGTTGTTACTGCCAGTCCTGCAGCGGGAGCGAGGTGAAGCcggctcaggtgtgtgtgaaccCTCAGGTGAACAGCCGGGTTCAGGCGTTGAGGAACTTGGCGTGATGCTTGATGTGGTCGGCCATGAAGGAGTAGATGAAGAAGTAGCTGTGGTCGTAACCCTGCAggacgaaaaaaaaaattgatgttAGTGAAAATACGATGGTCGTCACGATACGAGCAAttgaaactttgatatgattctagtcAAACTCTAATGTCATCGTTACCTGTTTTCGTACCACGGAATAtaaaaactacaactcccaAAGTGCATCACATCACAGCGCTACAAATTCTGTTTTACGACCCGCTGACATTCAGCACCTTTTtccaaaaatttaaataaaattttcatttatttatgtcttCGTCTTCCAAATGATTTAACTCTAGTGagaataaattaatatttaaactaATTCAGAGGCTGAAGGTTTCCCTGCACCTCACTAATGTGGCCACAAGATGGCGCTGTGACGTTATAAACAGCTTCCTGAGCGCTGACAAAATGAAGGTGGGATTTAAACCTTCACATTCAAGAGGTTTAGATTTATaagttaaacattaaagaaTTATTATTTAAGATCAATGTTTGTAAAGATTTATGTCATTTTGAAGGAGGATTATAACCACGTCTTCTCTGTTAGGTGTTGTTTTGATGGTACGTGCAGGTGTTTTCCAGATCGTGTAAACTgagtgcttttactttgaaagtctAAAGGAACTGACCGGCTGCAGCCTGAAGACGACGGGGATCTTCTTCTCGGAGCAGACGGCGATCAGGTTGTCGGGCAGCAGCTGACTGGCGGACAGGAACTGATCGTCACGACCCTGATCGATCAGGATGTCGAGCTGAGGACCCGAATAGGACGCCGCCAACACGGTGGCATCGTACGcctgaaagagaggagaggaggaggggaggagaggaggagaggacaggcaatgagaggagaggagagaaggacattagaggacacgagaggagaggaggacagaggagaggagaggagtggagaggagaggagaggagagaagaggaggggagaggagaggagaggagagaaggttGTTGGAGGATCATCCGAAGGAGTCAAGTTATAAACCTTATTATGGAGCTGACTCCTGTATTGGAGACCAGCTGGGTGATGCGTCTCTTTAGCTGAATTGAACTTGTGCAGCGCCATGAATTGTTCGACAGACTAAACTCTAAAATCTGATTATTCTACTCAGTCTGACACAATGATCTGATTCCGAGCTGCTGTGAGGTTTATGACTGCAGGAAGTACGATGAGCAAGTTATAGACGataataaaggaacaaaaaaacatcttcgcATCCCATCAAACGGGGTGACCATAAGGTTTAACGTTCTTACAAGCTGATGGTTTGCATCACTGCAGAGCGTCTCACTTAGCTTTCTTTAGCAGTCAGTTAACGTTCATCTCAGTCAACCAAAGATGTTCAATGTCTGTAAAGAATCCATCTTTAGTGCAGATGACACGTCtcacagagaagtgaagaggaggacaggagcACATTTCTCATACGAGTATAATTATCACAGCGACATGATGATGACAGTTATCAAGAGGACAGCAGGCTGCAGATCTTACCTCCCACGTGGACCTGTCAGAGCCCAGGTATCCTGAGAACGCCTTCTGTCCCCACGGACACTGCATCGGGTTACAGATGGGAGCGAACGCAGACACGGCCTGAAGGAAAAGACATCGTTACTGTTTTTATGTCAGGCTGTCAAAGTCTCCAACACTTACAGATATCACGTGTTCATGAAGCCACCCTGATGTCATGTTTGATTACGTTCATTGtcgtttcttaaaggagcaatatgtaactctgacacctagtgtttaaaatgggtactgcagtccagattcaaaacattgtagagagctgtctccccccgccccctcctctctagagtcgatgctcacacaggtcaccatgtgaaggacactgaagcttcagtgtttatccagctctgcatcggtctgtaaacctttctgtgttctaacctctctcaatttttcaaaagcatctccaatattgatcctagtttgagcacgtttctgctcgtttatttcagatttaaagagaGAATATTTGTGTTTCTAACTACCTAAGCGTGCATGGAGTGTTTTTAGACCCGTGTCACATGCGGTACCTTGTACTTCCCAGGGTTCTTCAGGGCACAGACAAGCGCCCCGTGGCCGCCCATGGAGTGCCCGCTGATGGACATCCTGTCGGGGTCGGTGGAGAAGTTAGCGTTGATCAGCTTTGGaagctgaaaaaagagaaagagattaTTAACAACAAGAAATCAGCTGAAGGTGAAATCAAAGGTGAAATCAAACGCACCTCCTCGGTGATGTATGAGTACATGCGGTAGTTGGTCTTCCAGGGATCCTCTGTGGCGTCCACGTAGAAACCGGCTCCAGTGCCGAAATCCCAGTTCTCATCCTCCCCTTCGATGTTACAGCCACctgatgcatgatgggaaaggGTGAAAGGGCTGAGTTTATATGACAGCTTTAGTCACagaagagtgtgtttgtgattgagTCCCTACGTGGGCTGGTGTCGGGGGCGACGATGATGATGCCGTGCTCTGCGGCAGGAAGCTGACCGCCGGCTTTGGTGATGAAGTTCTGCTCCGTACACGTCAGACCTGCAGAGGAACGCCGGGTTAAAAGGGACCATGACCAAAACGTcactcacacatcagctcatttAAAGCACTTAAATCTATCCGTCATTGTCAGAGAGAAATTATTTTGTCAAATCTCATCAATTTTAATTAAATCTCATCATGTTCATGTCGTTAAAATCTCCATGAAACGTCACTTGGATGGCGTCTAACTGCTGTGACATGACGGATAGAACCAATCGCAAGATAGAAGATGGGACATAAGGAATGTTGGGATGAATTTAATTTGATCGTTAGCttcgacaaagctttttaattgacCCTTTgttggctctctgattggtccccTGACTCACCAATCAGAGGGCTACTTCCTCTTAGCCAAACTTTCTCCAGGGCCGAGTCTCTTCAGTGCGTCACAGTGAAATTTAGTTACTAAACCTGGTTAAAGGTTCTCAGGGTGTCTGCAGGAGTGACAAAATGTTTTAGCATATTTTAGGTTTCTGTTTCTGATCTGGAGCATTTATCTCTCAGTGATGTCGCTGTGATTGTCAGATTGTGCTCATAACTCTCAGCTGCGTATTGAAGGATCTGTTGGAGACATTTAGAGGATGTTTCAGACCTCTGGCTCCAGAGATGGTCACTGATGGAGTCCAGAGGTGAGTCAGGAGAGGTGAGACGGCCATAGCCACCATCACTAGCATCAGACACGGATCATATTGAgagattattattatattgagatTTAGAGTTCTGCTCATACACCCTGCTGTATCTATGTCCTGATTCTGTCACTGAGGACGAGCTCAGAAAATAATCAGatcaattaaatacaaataaaagtcgTCATCTCGAGgtattttcaactctttcggaTCTAAAGGAGCCTGGAGACAAGAGAATATGTCTAACATAGTAACAGTAACTAaggagggcggggcttgacaTGTTTCATTTCATGGAGGACGTCAGagttacacattgctcctttaatttatGCATCTTTCAGTAGACAGCTGTGGAGCTTTCCCATTGGCTGCTCACTCACCAGAGAGCCAGTACATGACGGGGCATTTGCCTGTCTCGGCTTTAGGAGGCAGGTAGACGGCAAGCTTCATTTTACACTTGAGTTCAGTGCTGCAATGAGGAAACGCACATTAATTCAGAACTTCACACAGCTGCATGCGTAAACGCTGACATCACACTCAAAGATTTCAGCTCACCTCTCGTGTTCGAACACCTTCTGGAAACCGCCAGCGCACTTGTTGGAGGACACTTGTGTGAGCGCCATGTCTGATCTGAAGAGGCAGAATGATAACAGTTCATGATCAATTATTTCAAtccttaactttttttaatacttGGATTCTGTTTTAGAAActtttttctgtcaaaaaaaaaccaaaaaactgtATTCATAAAAAAGAATGATTCGGGAacacttcacaataaaagtacattaattaacattagtTACAGACAAAAGGCGTCTAAAACTAACAATACCCGTTCTCTTTAGTCATTTCCAagacaattcaattcaaaaaactttatttgtccctagggggcaattcaaaggcacacggagcagtaaatta is a window of Labrus mixtus chromosome 13, fLabMix1.1, whole genome shotgun sequence DNA encoding:
- the esd gene encoding S-formylglutathione hydrolase: MALTQVSSNKCAGGFQKVFEHESTELKCKMKLAVYLPPKAETGKCPVMYWLSGLTCTEQNFITKAGGQLPAAEHGIIIVAPDTSPRGCNIEGEDENWDFGTGAGFYVDATEDPWKTNYRMYSYITEELPKLINANFSTDPDRMSISGHSMGGHGALVCALKNPGKYKAVSAFAPICNPMQCPWGQKAFSGYLGSDRSTWEAYDATVLAASYSGPQLDILIDQGRDDQFLSASQLLPDNLIAVCSEKKIPVVFRLQPGYDHSYFFIYSFMADHIKHHAKFLNA